A genomic region of Ignavibacteria bacterium contains the following coding sequences:
- the cmr3 gene encoding type III-B CRISPR module-associated protein Cmr3, protein MWYKIIPNDTLFFRDGKPFTMGADTWADTLFPPYPSTLYGAIRSWLIFEKGNLKDFNNGKLKAELGTHSEKGTLGIKGPFLIKDELYFPTPKDFVYPKSNETYLYKLSLIKRPEFVISDYRLEKLFVWQRNELVDDANYFVSSVYFKDYLTNCSKIKFIEKSQLFSSENKTGIARERLLLTTKKSHLYRIPMVRLQKDVSLVLKIEGVVDLPESGVIQLGGEGKSAKIELLQEDILGDLLNINLQNNGKIFKIYFATPTIFEKGWLPKWIDTDTLKGNYNGIQLKLISACIGNHKFIGGWDVKFNKPKPMRKSVPAGSVYYFEILDDSDQEKIKQAFHFKNISDINSDEGFGLTFVGSV, encoded by the coding sequence ATGTGGTATAAAATTATTCCTAATGATACTTTGTTTTTTAGAGATGGTAAACCCTTTACTATGGGTGCTGACACCTGGGCTGATACTCTATTCCCGCCTTACCCGTCTACTTTGTATGGAGCAATTAGAAGCTGGCTTATTTTTGAAAAAGGGAACTTGAAAGATTTTAATAACGGAAAATTAAAAGCAGAACTTGGTACACATTCAGAAAAAGGAACTCTTGGTATTAAAGGCCCTTTTTTAATTAAAGACGAATTATACTTTCCAACTCCCAAAGATTTTGTATATCCTAAATCAAATGAAACATACCTTTACAAATTGTCGCTTATCAAAAGACCTGAATTTGTAATTTCTGATTATCGACTGGAAAAACTTTTTGTGTGGCAAAGGAACGAACTGGTGGATGATGCTAATTATTTTGTGAGTTCAGTCTATTTTAAGGATTACTTAACTAATTGTTCTAAGATTAAATTCATCGAAAAAAGTCAATTGTTCAGTTCAGAAAATAAAACTGGAATTGCAAGAGAAAGACTTTTATTGACCACTAAAAAAAGTCACCTCTATAGAATTCCAATGGTTAGGCTTCAAAAAGATGTATCGTTAGTCTTAAAAATCGAAGGGGTGGTAGATTTGCCAGAAAGTGGTGTTATACAACTAGGGGGTGAAGGGAAATCAGCCAAAATTGAATTACTGCAAGAAGATATTTTAGGCGATTTACTAAATATCAATCTTCAAAATAATGGTAAAATTTTTAAGATATACTTTGCTACTCCTACAATTTTTGAGAAAGGTTGGTTACCTAAATGGATAGATACTGATACTCTAAAAGGTAATTATAACGGTATACAACTAAAACTCATTTCTGCTTGTATTGGAAATCATAAATTTATTGGTGGTTGGGATGTTAAATTCAACAAACCTAAACCAATGCGTAAATCTGTTCCGGCCGGCAGTGTTTATTACTTTGAGATACTTGATGACAGTGATCAAGAAAAAATTAAACAGGCATTTCACTTTAAAAATATCTCTGATATTAATTCCGATGAAGGTTTTGGTTTAACGTTTGTTGGTAGTGTCTAA